The Kitasatospora sp. NBC_00374 genome has a segment encoding these proteins:
- a CDS encoding YbhB/YbcL family Raf kinase inhibitor-like protein has protein sequence MTVRPPIPYDFLPKVPSFELTSSDLVDGATMPDEHVHGGGNRSPQLSWSGFPAGTRSFAVTCFDPDAPTGSGWWHWLAVNLPADTTELARGAGSSDADLPGGASFHVRNDFPGHRYDGAAPPPGPAHRYIFAVHALDVPVLDVKADTPAAAVGFNLAFHAVGRALLTVEYQAG, from the coding sequence ATGACGGTCCGTCCGCCGATTCCATACGACTTCCTGCCGAAGGTGCCCTCCTTCGAGCTGACCAGCAGTGACCTCGTCGACGGCGCCACCATGCCCGACGAGCACGTGCACGGTGGCGGCAACCGGTCGCCGCAGCTGTCCTGGTCCGGTTTCCCGGCCGGGACCCGGAGCTTCGCCGTCACCTGTTTCGACCCGGACGCCCCCACCGGCAGCGGCTGGTGGCACTGGCTGGCCGTCAACCTGCCGGCCGACACCACCGAGCTGGCGCGCGGCGCGGGCTCGTCCGACGCGGACCTGCCCGGTGGCGCGTCCTTCCACGTCCGCAACGACTTCCCCGGTCACCGGTACGACGGCGCCGCGCCGCCGCCCGGACCGGCGCACCGCTACATCTTCGCGGTGCACGCCCTGGACGTCCCGGTGCTGGACGTGAAGGCGGACACGCCGGCGGCGGCGGTCGGCTTCAACCTGGCCTTCCACGCGGTTGGCCGGGCGCTGCTCACGGTCGAGTACCAGGCGGGCTGA
- a CDS encoding alpha/beta hydrolase → MSPVYRQFDRAQLDVEYSPSSRVADLAAELAAYTDGSAAAHAARTVRRDLRYGAQPPELLDFFPAAAPGAPLHVFVHGGYWQELDKADSAFAAPDFLDRGTAFAAVGYGLAPAWPLDEIVAQVRRAVRWLFAHAAQLGVDPGRVYLSGSSAGAHLAAMALLDPEAGTAHRIAGAALLSGVYDLEPIALSYVNDALGLDAGAARRNSPLHLPLAGLPPLVIARGEYETTEFARQQDEFAAAARAAGVPVQTLVAAGRNHFDLPLDLGRPESELGAAVVERFGS, encoded by the coding sequence ATGTCACCCGTCTACCGGCAGTTCGACCGGGCACAGCTGGATGTGGAGTACTCGCCCAGCAGCCGGGTGGCCGACCTGGCGGCCGAACTGGCCGCGTACACCGACGGCAGTGCCGCCGCGCATGCCGCCCGGACCGTCCGCCGGGACCTGCGCTACGGTGCGCAGCCGCCGGAGCTGCTCGACTTCTTCCCCGCCGCCGCACCCGGCGCACCGCTGCACGTCTTCGTGCACGGCGGCTACTGGCAGGAGCTGGACAAGGCGGACTCGGCCTTCGCCGCGCCCGACTTCCTCGACCGCGGTACCGCCTTTGCCGCCGTCGGCTACGGGCTGGCGCCGGCGTGGCCGCTGGACGAGATCGTGGCCCAGGTCCGGCGGGCGGTGCGCTGGCTGTTCGCGCACGCGGCGCAGCTCGGGGTCGACCCCGGGCGGGTGTACCTCAGCGGCAGTTCGGCCGGTGCGCACCTGGCCGCGATGGCCCTGCTCGACCCGGAGGCCGGCACCGCGCACCGGATCGCCGGAGCCGCGCTGCTCAGCGGCGTCTACGACCTGGAGCCGATCGCCCTCAGCTACGTCAACGACGCGCTGGGCCTGGACGCCGGAGCGGCCCGCCGCAACAGCCCGCTCCACCTGCCGCTCGCCGGACTGCCGCCACTGGTGATCGCCCGGGGCGAGTACGAGACCACCGAATTCGCCCGTCAGCAGGACGAGTTCGCCGCGGCGGCGCGGGCTGCGGGGGTGCCGGTGCAGACCCTGGTGGCCGCCGGCCGCAACCACTTCGACCTGCCGTTGGACCTCGGCCGCCCGGAGAGCGAACTCGGGGCGGCCGTTGTGGAGCGGTTCGGGTCCTGA